In Haloterrigena turkmenica DSM 5511, a single genomic region encodes these proteins:
- a CDS encoding cytochrome oxidase assembly protein: MSTNSQTSRPVVRPLIERFGFPHLLAVTLVMVAATILLGIAAKATGSGLACEANWPQCDAGPYNLLPANLPSFYEWFHRFVAMFAGFAIIGTAVAAVRLPDVDRRVAGLVVAGLVLTPIQVALGRETVTTYTMDILGLHFWTAISIFVVFTVATVLVWAPRLTAGHVTGALTVGAIALPVHVVVSPTVISDITTYGPSMQMFQYGVTLVILASVIVATIIGRRRFDERRLTAFLSATAVLALAVTYLGRQAVNPAFDTLYAVGAGVLFIAFLAGVGLTRRASRTSQTPVSR; this comes from the coding sequence GTGTCGACCAACAGTCAGACCTCTCGTCCGGTAGTTCGTCCGCTGATCGAACGGTTCGGCTTTCCGCATCTGCTCGCGGTGACGCTCGTGATGGTCGCGGCGACGATCCTGCTCGGCATCGCCGCGAAGGCGACCGGGTCGGGTCTTGCCTGCGAGGCCAACTGGCCCCAGTGTGACGCCGGCCCGTACAACCTGCTCCCGGCGAACCTCCCGAGTTTCTACGAGTGGTTTCACCGCTTCGTCGCCATGTTCGCCGGCTTCGCGATCATCGGGACGGCCGTCGCCGCCGTTCGTCTGCCGGACGTCGACCGTCGCGTCGCCGGGCTCGTCGTCGCCGGACTGGTGCTGACGCCGATTCAGGTCGCCCTCGGTCGCGAGACCGTCACGACGTACACGATGGACATTCTCGGACTCCACTTCTGGACGGCGATCTCGATCTTCGTGGTGTTTACCGTCGCGACCGTCCTCGTCTGGGCGCCGCGGCTGACGGCGGGTCACGTCACCGGCGCGCTCACGGTAGGCGCGATCGCGCTTCCGGTTCACGTGGTGGTCAGCCCGACGGTGATCAGCGACATCACGACGTACGGCCCGTCGATGCAGATGTTCCAGTACGGCGTCACACTCGTCATCCTCGCGTCCGTCATCGTCGCCACGATCATCGGCCGCCGCCGGTTCGACGAGCGTCGACTGACCGCGTTCCTGAGCGCGACGGCGGTGCTCGCACTCGCCGTCACCTACCTCGGCCGACAGGCCGTCAACCCCGCGTTCGACACCCTCTACGCTGTCGGCGCCGGCGTGCTCTTCATTGCATTCCTCGCGGGCGTCGGCCTGACGCGCCGCGCCTCGAGGACGTCGCAGACACCGGTGTCCCGATAA
- a CDS encoding helix-turn-helix domain-containing protein has protein sequence MFHRRSLHVLRYRTDGERIESVESSSTNGPRRARRPVDSAERTMSLVATVVVPAAEFPLGSMLEMDEDVTLTVETTVPTSESVVPYVWAPADVADDILDSLESDRTVAAVSIVDELDDHVLVKIAWNDRVNGVLESIRERDVIVTSAVGTETRWTFRLRFPSSEDLSAFYSSCLERDISIELVRLHETDGPSGGRGFGLTTAQRELLVAAYEAGYFDVPRRTTLVELGDRLDVSDSAVSQRLRRGLAALIGSTIAVAADDDGPASLSGRLDEELEVETRSDP, from the coding sequence ATGTTTCACCGACGATCCCTCCATGTACTCCGCTACCGGACGGACGGCGAGCGCATCGAGTCGGTCGAATCGAGTTCGACGAACGGACCGCGACGGGCCCGCCGGCCCGTCGACAGCGCGGAGCGAACGATGAGTCTCGTCGCGACGGTCGTGGTCCCGGCGGCGGAGTTCCCGCTCGGATCGATGCTCGAGATGGACGAGGACGTGACGCTGACCGTCGAGACGACGGTCCCGACCAGCGAGTCGGTCGTCCCGTACGTCTGGGCGCCGGCCGACGTCGCCGACGACATCCTCGACAGCCTCGAGTCCGACCGGACGGTCGCCGCCGTCTCGATCGTCGACGAACTCGACGATCACGTCCTCGTCAAGATCGCGTGGAACGACCGGGTCAACGGCGTCCTCGAGTCCATCCGCGAGCGCGACGTGATCGTCACGAGCGCCGTCGGCACCGAGACCCGCTGGACGTTCCGCCTGCGGTTTCCGTCCTCCGAGGACCTGTCGGCCTTCTACAGCAGTTGCCTCGAGCGGGATATCTCGATCGAACTCGTCCGCCTCCACGAGACGGACGGGCCGAGCGGCGGGCGCGGGTTCGGGTTGACGACGGCCCAGCGGGAACTGCTGGTCGCCGCCTACGAGGCCGGCTATTTCGACGTCCCGCGGCGAACCACCTTGGTCGAACTGGGCGACCGCCTCGACGTCTCCGACTCGGCGGTCTCGCAGCGGCTGCGCCGCGGCCTGGCGGCGCTCATCGGCTCGACGATCGCGGTCGCGGCGGATGACGACGGACCGGCATCGCTCTCGGGTCGACTGGACGAGGAACTCGAGGTCGAAACGCGGTCGGATCCGTGA
- a CDS encoding TIGR00341 family protein, with the protein MRLVEILISKQQRETVEETLENEGLDFTLVEEQSRDEPSVVITFPLPAPAVEPVLDELRDTGLDEDSYTVIVEAETVVSERYDELEQRYAQNTARISREELQAEAKDLTPTFSTYLVMTIMSVLVATAGLLLDSPAVVVGSMVIAPLIGPALGASVGTVINDRALFRRGIKLQVLGLGVGVVTAAGFAVAARTTGLVSPMIDIFEISEIQGRLTPDILSLVIAAGAGVAGAWTLTAGTSAALVGVMIAAALVPPLGVVGIGLAWGLPEVALAAGVLVLVNILTINITSLAVLWYKGYRPDNWFQQDEARVATKKRAVALAVTIVVLSGFLGAVTYDTYRTGVYEENVNEDVAAVLDSPEYAELTLIDITVEYTDPVPLRQPERVVVRVGYPVGTEPPRISDEIRSRGSVRAESAFHLPTGPLVDSHRAEVVVYYVQRG; encoded by the coding sequence ATGCGGCTCGTGGAAATACTTATTTCGAAGCAACAGCGCGAAACCGTCGAGGAGACGCTCGAGAACGAAGGTCTCGATTTCACTCTCGTCGAGGAGCAGAGCCGCGACGAACCCTCGGTCGTCATCACGTTCCCGTTACCTGCGCCCGCGGTCGAACCCGTCCTCGACGAACTCCGAGACACGGGACTCGACGAGGATTCCTACACCGTGATCGTCGAGGCGGAAACCGTCGTCTCCGAACGGTACGACGAACTCGAACAGCGATACGCTCAGAACACCGCACGGATCTCCCGCGAGGAGCTGCAGGCGGAAGCGAAGGACCTCACCCCCACGTTCAGCACGTACCTCGTCATGACGATTATGAGCGTGCTCGTCGCGACCGCCGGTCTGCTCCTCGATTCGCCGGCGGTCGTCGTCGGATCGATGGTGATCGCACCGCTGATCGGTCCCGCGCTCGGCGCGAGCGTCGGCACGGTCATCAACGACCGCGCGTTGTTCCGTCGCGGAATCAAGCTCCAGGTGCTCGGGCTCGGTGTCGGCGTCGTCACCGCCGCCGGCTTCGCGGTCGCCGCTCGGACGACCGGACTCGTCTCACCGATGATCGACATCTTCGAAATCTCGGAGATTCAGGGCCGGCTCACCCCCGATATTCTCTCGCTCGTCATCGCGGCCGGCGCCGGCGTAGCGGGGGCGTGGACGCTCACCGCCGGCACGTCCGCCGCCCTCGTCGGCGTCATGATCGCTGCAGCGCTCGTTCCGCCCCTGGGAGTCGTCGGCATCGGTCTCGCGTGGGGGCTCCCGGAGGTCGCGCTCGCCGCGGGCGTCCTCGTCCTCGTAAACATCCTCACGATCAATATCACCAGCCTCGCCGTTCTCTGGTACAAGGGGTATCGTCCGGACAACTGGTTTCAACAGGACGAAGCTCGCGTCGCCACGAAGAAACGCGCCGTCGCACTCGCCGTTACGATCGTCGTCCTTTCGGGATTCCTCGGCGCCGTGACGTACGACACCTATCGAACCGGGGTCTACGAGGAGAACGTCAACGAGGACGTGGCGGCCGTTCTCGATTCACCCGAGTACGCCGAACTCACGCTCATCGACATCACGGTCGAGTACACCGATCCGGTCCCACTCCGCCAGCCGGAACGCGTCGTCGTTCGAGTCGGCTATCCGGTCGGCACCGAGCCGCCGCGGATCAGCGACGAGATACGATCCCGAGGGAGCGTCCGCGCCGAGTCGGCGTTTCACCTGCCGACCGGACCGCTCGTCGACTCTCACCGCGCCGAGGTGGTCGTCTACTACGTTCAGAGGGGATAG
- a CDS encoding uracil-DNA glycosylase family protein translates to MKNVTERTSNPFGLRPPFDRTGPDERTAVFGYGDANADFHLIGDHPDVHGGRSTGVPFTGTESGVAIQEVARAVGFADGPFDRPDLENLYCSYIHMCCLPAGETPSDESYADLERFFDAELRAINAHILLPVGERATDHVLREYTTQRHRIDLDMAALHATEIRGRGFLIVPIREPTEWEDTDDEAIVARLEAILGRDYRQTKGVATLVG, encoded by the coding sequence GTGAAGAACGTCACAGAGCGGACGAGCAACCCGTTCGGACTGCGACCGCCGTTCGATCGGACCGGACCCGACGAGCGGACCGCCGTCTTCGGCTACGGCGACGCCAACGCCGACTTCCACCTGATCGGCGACCACCCCGACGTCCACGGCGGGCGGTCGACCGGCGTGCCGTTCACCGGAACCGAGTCCGGCGTCGCGATTCAGGAGGTCGCTCGCGCGGTCGGCTTCGCCGACGGGCCGTTCGACCGACCCGACCTCGAGAACCTGTACTGCAGCTACATTCACATGTGCTGTCTGCCGGCCGGGGAGACGCCGAGCGACGAGTCCTACGCCGACCTCGAGCGGTTCTTCGATGCCGAACTGCGGGCGATCAACGCCCACATCCTGCTACCGGTCGGCGAGCGGGCGACCGATCACGTCCTCCGGGAGTACACCACGCAACGGCACCGGATCGACCTCGATATGGCCGCCCTCCACGCTACCGAGATCCGCGGGCGGGGCTTCCTGATCGTCCCGATTCGGGAGCCGACCGAGTGGGAGGACACCGACGACGAGGCGATCGTCGCGCGACTCGAGGCGATCCTGGGGCGGGATTACCGCCAGACGAAGGGCGTCGCGACGCTGGTCGGCTGA